The Candidatus Neomarinimicrobiota bacterium genome includes the window GAGGAGAAAATAGTCGGTATCGCCCAATTTGTTGATGCTCGCGCCGCCGAACAGATTCATGCGGTCCAGTACTTCGTTTGCGTAAAAGAACAGACCCGGCTTAAGGGTCTCGTAATCCATCATGATTCTTGGGAGGATGAACATCCGGGACATCTCTTCCTTATACGGACGAGGCTGCAGCGCCAAATTGGGCCCCTCTTGGGGAGAGGTGGGACGATTTTTCCAATTGCCGGGGGAAATACCTACTTCCTCCAAGGCTACGATTTTTGAGGGTTGCAGAAGGGCAATCCTGTAGCGGCCATTTTTGTACAGGGAGTAGAGCACTTCCCCTGCGGCATTGACGGAGGGCATGAAAGCGCCCCCGGTTACATTGGTGAGGTAACCCGGCCCTTCGTCCCCTTCGCGATAAAGGTTATGGACGCCGCTGGCATCGGTGCTGACAAGAATGCCCGTTGCCGTTATCTCCGGGTTCCGGCGATCACCCCCTGGCCCCCCGGTTGCAGGCAGTTGCTCTAGGTTACCCGTGGACAAGTTTACTGTATAAAGCGCCCGGCCGTGGTTTTCCGTCGCGTCGGCCACAAGCAGGGAATCACCGGCGCGATAGCTGAGACTGTGCAGATAGAGTCCGTCATCCAGATGAGTCAGTGTATGGGTAGCGCCCGTGGCCAGATCGAGCCTGCGGACATTCGAGGTACCATCCCGCACCGTCAGGTAAGCCAGGGTCATGCTGTCAATGAGCACCGGCGCAGTAGCCCTTTCGCCATGGGTCAGGCGACGCTCTTTGCCGGCATTGATATCGTAGGCATAGAGATCATACCACCGGCTGCCGTGCTTGTCAGGCTTCGACTGGGCGGCAAAGTAAAGGGTGTCGCCATCCAGGGACCAGACCGGCGGGCTGATGGCCCGGGCCGCCACCTTTTTATCCTGGCCGGTCGCCAGATCGTGGATGTAGAGGCCGGTCTGGCTGAAAAAGTCCGCGTCCCTGCTTGAGAGATAGGCAAACTTCCTGTCCCGGGGATGCCAGACGGGATGCAGATTGGCTACCCCCTTATTAATGAGGATAGCGCCCTCAACGGGGTCTGCCAGCACCTGCGCCATGACCTCGTATCCCCGTGAATTGACATGGCAATCGTCGTCGGCGATATACTCTTCGCGCCCTTTAAATTTTTCCTTAAAAACACTTTGAAAATCGACNNNNNNNNNNCTTCCAAATCCCGCTTCCACTCCCGGTAGAGTTCCTTTCCGGCCGTGCCCGTGGCCCGTTTCATGGCCCGGCTGATCGATACGGAAGCCGGCCCAGACATGGCTCGGGAAATGCGTTGCAGCACAGCAGGTCCGAAGCGTTCCGCCAGCCAGGAGACGAAGGCGTAGCCCTGGTTATAGGCGCTTTCATTCCCGATACCCCGTTTGCCGAAGCTGTTCATCGCCACGAAGCTGAGCAGATTATCGTTCAACACGCGGTCACGCAGGATCATGTCCCGGTGGCTATCCCAGAAATCGTACGTTGCTCCGGCATACATATACTGGGCCACCCCTTCAGCGAACCAGGGCGGGATGTTGGTCCCGGGATAGGGGTATGAGGCCAGGACGTTGGGATAGCCGTAGAGCACATCCTCCCTCTTCTCGCGCTCATAGCCCACAAACTGGAAGTAGAAGCCGGGAACGGCAGGGGTAAATTTCATGGCTGTGCCCATCTGCACGATGTGGGTAAACTCGTGAGTCAGCACACCCTGCAGCCAGCGGTGGCTGCCCCGCAGATCGTAGTCGAGGGGCCGGGCCCATATCTCGATTTTGTTATCATAAAAGTAGGCGATGCCGTTGGAATCGTCGTTGGCATCCTTCAAAATGATGTGCGTCTTGGACCGGGGTCGGGAGCCGTACAGCCGGGTAACGGGGCCGTAAATTATCTCGGCAACGGTAGCGGCCTCCCGTGCCGTGCGCTCCGTCCCTTCATGGAAATGCAGCAGAAAATGCTCCGTCTCAAAAGTCTGCCACTGCAGCTCGGGATGATTTTCCCAGGCCTGCCCTGCCAGCGAACTGAGCAGCAGGAGAACGGTGAGGATCGCTGCAGGTTGCATCCGAGCTCTACTTTACCACCGCGATCTTGATCAAGGCCGAAACTTTTTCGCTCCCCTCCACCTCTACCACCCCATAGTAAAGGCCGGCAGGGTTATCCCCCACTTTCCAGACCCATTCATTGTAGCCGTTGACCACAAGATCGGCAAGTTTAACCTGATCGACGGCGAGCCCATCCACGGTATAGATACGGATGGTTCCCCGGCTGGCCTGACCCGTGTAGAAGCGAATGGTGGTTTCCCCGTCCGTAACGGGGTTGGGGTAGTTATATACCCGGGCCGGATCGAGAATCTCATACTGCACGGCCGTCACGGTGCCGTCGTTAAGGGAATACCGGCTGCGGGCGTGGCGGCCCTCAGGGGTGACCCAGTGGGGGTTCTGTTCCGCGGGGCGGAACCAGTGGATGCGGTCGCCGTTGGCCAGCCCCACACGACCATCCGCCAGGTGCATGAGGAAAAGTTCATCGGGACCGGCACGCAGCCCCAGCCGCGACATGACCCGACCCTCGGGACTAAAGATGACGATCTCAGCCTGCCTGACCACCACCAATTCCGGCCGGATATCATCCATGAGGTTGGCAATGAGGGCGGGGCCGGCGAATAGCCCGGCGATGGGGAAGCCATCCAGTACCGTGCCAGCGGCGTTAACGGCCGTGAGACGCTCCTGCTCACCAGCTCCCGCCGAGGGCATGTGACCCGCGACGATCTCGTCCAGACCATCACCATCCACATCACCCAGGCTGATGAAGTCCGTCACCGTCCAGTAGATCACGGAATCCAGCTCCGTCGGCATGAAAGGGAGTGGCCACTGAACGAGAGCTGTGTACTTGTCGCGGCTAGTCAGGCGGCCCCAGCTGGTAATGGGGGAACCTAGCGGCTCGATCCAGGTAAAGTAACGCAGCATGGTCGTGTCGGTGGCAGGGGGCACTTCACCCTTATGAAGGCCGATATACAAAATGCCGTCATCGAAATAGCCGCCCTGCGCAACCAGGCTGTCTGCGTACGTCTTGGTCAGGATTCCGTCTCCGCTCATGCGCCGGGCAGCATAGCTGGTGGCGCCCAGGTCAAGAATCCAAAACGCGCTCCCACTCGAACTTCCCATGGCATCATGTTCACTTACGATAAGGGGCCTTGTAGCGCGCTTTTCAGCAACGGCCATAGCACCCAGGTAGATGGAGTCCCCCAGAACGTATACCCAGTCTACGCCATTAAACCCCGCCAACTTGCTGCCCTCAGGCAATCGCGTGACGTCCGCCTCATCGATCGCTGAGAAAAACTGCTCCGCAGCCGCCGGACCGATACCGGCCAGCGCGATGCCGCTCCGCGCCCCCGAATTCAGGTGGCTGGACGGGTGCGTGTCCCGGTCCAGGGCCAGCAGGCGCTGAGGATTGCCCACCAGCCGGTCGGGGTTAGCCACAAAGAAGGCATCGTTGCCGGCGTACCACAGGTCCCAGCGCCAACCCTGGGTGGGGTCCGCCAGGATGGCCGAGGTGGGAAAACCGATGTCCACCGCACCGTCCGCCTCCTCCAGTGCCACCGCCCGGGCAGTGGGGTCGTTGTTGATGCCCTGCATGTCGGACGTGTAACGGGACTCGTCCACGTGCCAGATGAGCAGTCCGCTGCCGGGCAGGCCTATGTCGTAGTTGGGTACGCCTGTGATGACGCCCGTGGTGTCCACTGTGAGCCCGGCGGAATCCACCAGGTAGTCGAAGTAGTGCGGCAGGCTGGAGCTGCCATCCGTACCCACCACAAGATTACGAAAGCGCAAGCTGTCCAGATCGACACCCGGCAGGTCAGGCAACCAGTTGATCCGGTTCTCGACCAGGAAATATTCGTCGCTGCCCAGGCTGATGCGACCGGTCTGCGCACCGGCTGCATGCCGGGCCCCGAGGACTGTCTCGCCGCTGAGCTCCACCGGCTCTTCCCAACCCAGGTGCTGGCGCGTCCAGGCGGTGGGCGGGGCTGGAATGACGCCCTGACCGTTGTTGGAACCCACATCCATCAGACCAAACACGCCCACGGCGGTCTCGCCGTCATCGGCGTCGAACAGGGGCGGAAAATCCAGGGCGAAGCCCAGCAGCAGAGCAAAAGTGCCGGTGAGGCCGATCTGCAGGTCGCAATAATCGAGGACACCGGGGAAAATGTCCTCGACGATGTCGTAGTAGATATGGTTCTGCCCCTCCGGCAGCAGAATGCCGGGCCGGTCAAATAGATCATTGTCGGGCGGCAGGGGGATTCCCCGCGTGCCCAGGGCGGCCTCGATCATGTCGAGGTCAACGGTGGTGCTGGGGATGTCCAACGGTGTGGGATCGGGGCCCGGGTAGGTGAAGTCCTGCCCCAGCCCGGGGTGAAAGACCACCACCACATCGTAGGCCAGCAGGTCCACCCCCGCTGGATGGGCATGGGCGGCCAACAGGCTCTCCGCGTACAGGTTCACCAGCAGCGCGTCGCTGGTCTCGTTCTCATTCACAGGCCGATAGCTCGCCATGGGCCCCACCACCAGAGCAGAATCTACCTCCGGCGGGAAGACCAGGCTGCCAGCCAGATCGATGGCCAGTTGCCCCCGGGAGACCTGTTCGTAGTAATGCGCAATCGCCTGCAGCTGCGCGGCGAAATAAGCCGCATCATGCGGCGGCGGGTCCACCAGAAAGGCCGTGCCGGGGGGGCCTTCACAGCGGGGCGTGGCAATCTCCATCAGGAAGCGCCCGTCTCCGGTGGTGGAGAGATTGCTGTCGGGGGTGAAGGCGACCCGCAACGCCAGAATGGATGGCGCGGACTGACGGGCAGGCGAGACGCGTCCTGCGCCTGCCGCCGGCAGCTGCATCATGATGCGGTCCGGCTGCTGGCCCAGCAGGGCCAGGGGCAACATCAGGAGCCACCCGTACCGCCTAGAAAAAATCCCACACTGGAACCAGCGCGGGATTTTCGGTGATTTCATCAGGCCGGGCTAAAAGGCCATATTCAGGGAGAAACGCATGGTGTTGGTCAGGGGGTGGCCAGTCTTACCATAAATATAGCCGAAATCAAAGCCGTACGGCCCGTAGTGAATGCCCGCCCCGAAAGTAGGATTCCAGAGTTTGCCCAGTTTGTCGTAGATATAACCCATCCGAATGGCAAAATAGTCCGAATACCAGTATTCAAGGCCTACGTTGTGGGTAATCGTGTCCAGTTCATCGGCAATGGTGCCCTCGCTCCTGTTGCCCTGCTCTTCTTCATCGATGATTTTGTTCCCGTTCCGGTCCACGTCACCACCGAAGTTCCAGTCGTCGACCCAGGACGTGAACAAGGCCAGGTACCAGGGGTCCGTATGGTTCGCCTCGCGCTTGCCATTGGCACCATACTCGTCGCCGAGCGAGGGATTACCGTCGGCATCAAACCCGCCGATGAAGCCGTTGCCATCGTAATCGATATTGGGATAGCTGGTCACCAGCAGTTTATTGATATCATACAGCAGGGAGACGCGGTTGAACTCGGTCTCAACCAGGCGCCATTTGATGCCCAGCTTCATGTTCGTGGGCGCCGGATCGGCCTGGTCTTCATCGATGAATGCAATCTTGGGACCCACATTGGTCACCGCCAGGCCCAGATCGAGACGGTCGAAAATAAACTGCCGGCGGTAATAGGCAATGTCAAAGGCGAAATCGGTTGAGATGCCCTTGCCGCCCTCACCGCCCGTGCCGATACTTGACAGGTTTTGGTAAATAATCTTGGCGTTGAAACCGATGGAAGAGCGGGGCGACATCTTGGTGGCAAAACTGAGGGTGAGGGCGGCCATATTGCTGCGGAAATTCCCTAGAAACACGTTATTTTCGTCCCGCCGCTCCTGGCTGCCCAGATCCAGATAGATGAGGTGCCCGCCAAAGGTGCCCACCTGGGGCAGGTTGTAGCGAAAACCCAGGAAGTTGTAAACGATGTCGTCCACCAGGCCCGGCAACCATTGGGCCCGCTGGTAGACCACTTCCCGCTTCGGCAGGAACGCCAGAGCAGCAGGATTCCAGTAGCTGGCATAAGCGTCATTGGCCACCGCAACCTGGGCTTCCCCGGTGCCGCCTGCGGATGCGCCCGGCGCAATGAGCAGGAATATGGCTGAGGCGGTGCTTTGAGCGCTCAACCCACTAAACAATAGAAAGACGGAAGTAAATAGGATTCCAAGTCGCTTCATGGCAGCATGCTCCTTCAGGTCTTTAAGCTGGCCGCAACCACGCTAGCCCCGCCGCCAAACCGCAGCCGGACGCAGGGTGCTGACCAAGTATTACTGGGCGACCGACTCCGGTCGCGTTCAAACAGCTGATAACGAAACGACTCTGTACAGAATCCTCCATGTTAGGAGTGCAATATACGGGTAAGCTTTTTAGCTTGTCAAGTTAACGACTCCGGGCCCATTCAAAGTGTGAGCTCGATCAACCAGCATGATGGGGATGTCGTCCTCGACCGGATAAGCCAGCCGGCAAGAGCCGCAGATCAGGCGCTGCTCCTGCTCCTGGTAGTCAAGCTCTCCCTTGCATTGGGGACATACCAGAATTCCCAGCAGATCTTGGGAAAGAGCCACACAGCCCCTTTATCGGTCAATCGCCGCGAAACTTGAGCGGATTCCCAGATCCATCAGCACAAGTTTAGCCCTGCAACTGATCGATCTCTGTCCGGAACTCGCCAATATCCTCAAAAGATCGGTAGACCGATGCGAACCTGACATAGGCAACCTTATCCAGCTCCTTGAGTGTCTGCATGACCAAGTCCCCGATCTGCTCCGACGCCACCTCCGGCTTGCCTAGCTCTTCAATCTTGCGTTGGACCGTGGCAGCGGCTTGCATGATCTGGTCAGCGGACACGGGCCGTTTGTTGCAGGCGATGCGGATGCTGCGTTCAATCCGCTGGCGCTCATATTCCACCCGTTGTCCGTTCTTTTTCACCACCAGCAGTGGATGCTGGACCACGTACTCGTAGGTGGTAAACCGGTGCTGGCAGTCAAGGCACTCCCGGCGGCGGCGGATGGACCCGTCACGATTGACGGTGCGGCTATCCACAACTTTGCTTTCGCTGGACTGACAATAGGGGCAGGTCATGCCTTCACGCCTGGTACAGGGGGAATTGCCGGCACAGCTCCGTCACCTCTTGCCGCACCGCCAGCCTGGTGGCCTCGTCTTCCGGGTCGCGGAGCACCCGGTCCACAAATCCGGCGATGAGCACCATCTCGGTCGCGCCCATGCCCCGTGTGGTGACCGCCGGCGCGCCAATGCGGATACCGCTGGTGACCATGGGGCTGCGCTCATCGAAGGGCACCATGTTCTTGTTGACGGTCAGTCCGGCGGCTTCCAGGGCCTCCTCGGCGGCCTTGCCCGAAATGTCGCGGTCGCTCAGGTCCACGAGCATGAGGTGCGTATCGGTCCCGCCCGATACCAGCTGGTAGCCCAGCTCGAGAAAACTTTCCGCCAGCGTGGCAGCGTTGCGCACAATCTGGCCGCAATAGGTCTTGAACGCTGGCTCCAGGGCCTCGCCAAAAGCAACCGCCTTCGCGGCGATAATGTGCATAAGGGGTCCACCCTGAATCCCCGGCATGATGGTGCTGTCCAGCAGCTCCCCGGTCCGCTTGACCCGCCCACTTTTGGGCGCCACCACGCCCCAGGGATTTTCACCGTCATGTTCCATCAGGATCAGGCCGCCACGGGGACCGCGCAGGGTCTTGTGCGTTGTGGAAGTCACAAAGTGGCAGTGCGGCCAGGGCGAGGGATGATGTCCGGTGGCTACCAGCCCGGCCGGGTGCGCAATGTCGGCCATGAGCAGGGCGCCCACGCCATCGGCCACCTCGCGGAACTGCTGAAACTCGATCTGCCGCGGGTAGGCGCTGCCGCCGCAGACGATAAGTTTGGGGCGGTGCTCACGGGCCAGCCGTCGCACCTGGACAAAATCGACCCGTCCGGTTTTCCGCTCCAGCCCGTAGGCCACCGCATGGTACATCTGCCCGGAAAAGTTCACCGGGCTGCCATGCGTCAGGTGGCCGCCGTGGGCCAGGTCGAGCCCCATGATTGTGTCGCCGGGTCGCAGCACCGTGAAGTAGACCCCCATATTGGCCTGGCTGCCGGAGTGGGGCTGGACATTGGCATAGTCGCACGAGAAGAGCTTCCGGGCCCGGTCCCTGGCCAGCTCCTCCGCCTGATCCACGAATTCGCAGCCGCCGTAGTAGCGTTTGCCGGGATAGCCCTCGGCGTATTTGTTGGTGAGGACGGTGCCGGCAGCTGCCATCACCGCCGGGCTGGCAATGTTCTCCGAAGCGATCAGCTCCAGGGTGTTTTGCTGCCGGCCCAGCTCACCCTGGAGCGCGGCAAAGAGCGCTGGGTCCTGTGCTTGCAGCAGGGTGCTGTTCATCGTGCCTGGTCCGGTCGTGGAAAGCATGGGAACGGCCGCGCCCTTCAGGGTATCATCCTTTGCCGGTCCCGGTCACTTGGCCGGCTATTTGCCCAGCACAGCTCGTGTGCCTGTTTATCTCTCTAGGGCCGTCTGACCGTCCGCGTGATCCAGCCGTAGCAATCTCCTTGCGGCTTGAACACCCGGATATCGGCAGGCTGCAGAAACCAGTCCCCTTTGCTGGGAACCAGATTTTTCTCCAGGAAATCGGCCCGGGTTCGGGCACGGCGGTAGCCCTTGTCCAGCGCCGCCTTATAATCCTCATAGGCCATCTGATAGACCAACTTGTCCTGGAAGCTGGCGATCCCGGTCTCGCGGCCGATGACGCAGTCCTCAGCCGTGTCAAAGTAAACCTCTGCCCGGACATAGAGCATTTCCCCCCCGTTGGTCGTCACGCGCAGCGCCGTCTGAGCCCATTGCAGGGCGCGCTCAAAGCTCGCCTTCCGCAGATAGGAGCGGGCCAGTTCCATGGCCGCCCGATCATCGGTGGGATTCACCCCAAACAGTCGCTCCAGCGCCGAGATCGCCCGGTCCACATCACCCTCATCCAGGGCTGTTTCGGCCAACAGGTTGTAGGCTGCCCGTGCGGTGGGGGTGCGCCGGATAACCTCCTCCAGCACCCGGTAGGCGGTGGCATGGTCCAGCATATCAACCAGCTTGGCGGCATAGTCGATGCCCCACTGGGCCTTATCGGGATTGTCGCGCCAGCGCCGTTCCATAAACCTGAGGGGGTTTTCACCGGCCTCCTCGTAGGCGGCAATGAGATCACTCTGAATAGCGGCATTCGACGGGTCGGACTCCAGCCACTGGTTCAGGGTGATCAACAGGTCATCGAAGCGTCCCCCTTTACGCAGCAGATCGACCAGCGTCGTATACACCTCAGCATTCTCGGGGTCGACCTCGATATAGCGCTGGTAGTAGTAGATCTGCTCATCGGTATTCTGCTGCCGGCCCAAAGCATAGGCGATGTTTTCCAGCAGGTTTTTGTTCTCCGGCAGATACTTAAGGCCCTGTTTGAAGGCCCAAATGGCGCTGTCCAACTTGCCAATTTCAAGGAAGGCACGGCCAAAGTAGAGGTAGACATCATCGGCGAACTCTTTGCCACAGCCCAAAGCCACCAGGTGGCGGTAGTTCCGCACGGAAGAATCGAACTCCTGATTCTTGTAATATTCCCAGGCGTTTGACAGAGCGATGAGGCACTCCCGCTCACGCCGCTTTAGCTCCTCAGGGGACAGGGCGGAGGTCTGCTCCGCGCTGCCGGATGCGGCTGGAGCGCACATCTGGACTGTCGCCAACACAGCACCCACTCCCAATATGGCCAACAGGCGGCCCGGACTGATCCCAATATTGCTCACAGTAATTAATCCCACTCCTTTTTAGGTCGGGCGAACCATAATTCGGCCGTGGTTATCCCAATGGATACACGATAAAAATCTTCTCGGAGCACATCGGGTAAGAGACTGTCTCGCTGACCGACCTGCAGCGCCAGGTCCAACCGATGCCGGAACCGTACTGATCGGATTCCTATCCCAATGCTAAGGGCCGTTTCTCTCAAGGGGCCGTCTTGGGAGCCGGAAAGGTAATACTCGCGGCGGTAAAAACCCATGCGATAATCCAGTCGGCCGGGTAGAATGAACTCCTCGCCGCTGGGCGCCAGCGTCCAGGCCGCTCCCATGAACAGGGAACTCCTCAAGTGCTGATCGAACACGAGGTCGTTTTTGTTGTCCTCCGCCAGCTGCGCAATTGCCAATTCGGCCATCACCCGCTGACGCTTGCCGAGATCCAGACCGTAGCCCAGCGCAAGCATGCGGGACGTGCCCACGTCCTTGTGTCGCACGGGGTTTAGACTGGACCTGGCCGTGGCGTAATTCTGCGCCTCTATCAGATCCAGGACGATGGGCAAGACAACCCGCAGGCCCAGCGATCCCCTGGATTTTGGCGGAACCGACGCCAGCAGACTCAATCCCAGGGTTCGGCCGGTGAACTCAAGCCGCCGCTCGGCCCGGGAGATGGGAAACGGCTCGGTCCATGAGCCCTGGTCCAGAAAGGAGATCGTGTCCTGCTGCGTGACGGTGCCGAACAGTACATTGAGCGTCACTCCGACGGAAAGCGAGGGCCGCAGGCGCCGGGAATAGCCCAGGACAAGTTCCGATATGCCGCCGGTGGCCGAGCGCGACTGTACGTAGCGCAGGGTGTCGCCCGGCAAGAAGAACACGCCGCTGGAATCGGTGAACAGCATGTCAAGCCTGGTTACGGGGCGGATGCCCAGCCCGTAGCTGGTGCGGCGGTTGGCGTGCATGAGGAAGTGGAAGCTCTGTGGACCGCTGCGGTTGCGGGAGCCAAAACGGCCCAGCTGCGACTCACCGGCTTCCACCGACACCTGCAATTGGGTAGCCCGTATGTTATACCAGCTGGCCGGCATGGAGAACAGCCAGCCGCTGGTCCGCCCTGGAATCGTGGTGATACTGCCCATGCTCTGACTAATCACGTCAGGCGCTGGCCGAATCATGCCAAAGCCGGTCAGTTCCAGTCCCGATTGCCCCCGGGCGGGCGTTTGCAGCAGCGCGCCCAGCAGCAGCACGATCCCTGACACTGTCCGGAGCCCCGCCATCAGGGCACCACCGCCTCCACATAGGGCTGGCTATACAGGATTTCCAGCCTGGGCCGCAGGGCAGGGTCGGCGTCGGGACCCCAGAAAGTGAGGTGGTCGAAATCGTTGTAGCGTGGAAGGACTCCAATCTCCAGCCCGAAGTTTTCCACCGTTCCAGTGATGATCGCGCTCAAGAGACTGACGAGGTTGAGCACCGCACTATCCGCGCCCGCCACGTAGCTGAATGACCCCGACAAGCTTACGGAAGAGTCCCCCAGCTCCGCAGACTCAGCTCGCCTCAAGACCGCCAACGCCACCTGGCCGGCCGTCAGCCGCGATGCCTCCCGCCGGCGCTTCAGAATCAGGCGGGCGCCAACCACCGCGCTCACCGTGTTGGCCACAAACGTGGGGCTGAAATCGAGAAAGGTCCGCAGGCCCAGACTGTGATTGAGCACCAGGGAGCCGTCGTCCTGAGGCAGGGGCGGGACGGGTGGCGCGGAACCTTCGCCCCCTGGATAAATGCTCATGTCGGCGGTGGGACGTCGATACTGGTAGCTAACCGTATCCGCCCCCTCAGAGGTGGTGTCGGCAAATGCCAGGGCCAGGTAGGGCGACAGGCTGGCGTTGCCCCGGGCGTGGAACGCGCTGAGGCCGTCGGCCTCCAGGCTTCGGATCAGGTAGCCGTTGTTGGCTTGCTCACCGGTGGCCCAGTTACGCAAGAT containing:
- a CDS encoding biopolymer transporter Tol → MQPAAILTVLLLLSSLAGQAWENHPELQWQTFETEHFLLHFHEGTERTAREAATVAEIIYGPVTRLYGSRPRSKTHIILKDANDDSNGIAYFYDNKIEIWARPLDYDLRGSHRWLQGVLTHEFTHIVQMGTAMKFTPAVPGFYFQFVGYEREKREDVLYGYPNVLASYPYPGTNIPPWFAEGVAQYMYAGATYDFWDSHRDMILRDRVLNDNLLSFVAMNSFGKRGIGNESAYNQGYAFVSWLAERFGPAVLQRISRAMSGPASVSISRAMKRATGTAGKELYREWKRDLE
- a CDS encoding PorV/PorQ family protein, which produces MKRLGILFTSVFLLFSGLSAQSTASAIFLLIAPGASAGGTGEAQVAVANDAYASYWNPAALAFLPKREVVYQRAQWLPGLVDDIVYNFLGFRYNLPQVGTFGGHLIYLDLGSQERRDENNVFLGNFRSNMAALTLSFATKMSPRSSIGFNAKIIYQNLSSIGTGGEGGKGISTDFAFDIAYYRRQFIFDRLDLGLAVTNVGPKIAFIDEDQADPAPTNMKLGIKWRLVETEFNRVSLLYDINKLLVTSYPNIDYDGNGFIGGFDADGNPSLGDEYGANGKREANHTDPWYLALFTSWVDDWNFGGDVDRNGNKIIDEEEQGNRSEGTIADELDTITHNVGLEYWYSDYFAIRMGYIYDKLGKLWNPTFGAGIHYGPYGFDFGYIYGKTGHPLTNTMRFSLNMAF
- a CDS encoding Trm112 family protein codes for the protein MALSQDLLGILVCPQCKGELDYQEQEQRLICGSCRLAYPVEDDIPIMLVDRAHTLNGPGVVNLTS
- the nrdR gene encoding transcriptional repressor NrdR — its product is MTCPYCQSSESKVVDSRTVNRDGSIRRRRECLDCQHRFTTYEYVVQHPLLVVKKNGQRVEYERQRIERSIRIACNKRPVSADQIMQAAATVQRKIEELGKPEVASEQIGDLVMQTLKELDKVAYVRFASVYRSFEDIGEFRTEIDQLQG
- a CDS encoding serine hydroxymethyltransferase, translated to MNSTLLQAQDPALFAALQGELGRQQNTLELIASENIASPAVMAAAGTVLTNKYAEGYPGKRYYGGCEFVDQAEELARDRARKLFSCDYANVQPHSGSQANMGVYFTVLRPGDTIMGLDLAHGGHLTHGSPVNFSGQMYHAVAYGLERKTGRVDFVQVRRLAREHRPKLIVCGGSAYPRQIEFQQFREVADGVGALLMADIAHPAGLVATGHHPSPWPHCHFVTSTTHKTLRGPRGGLILMEHDGENPWGVVAPKSGRVKRTGELLDSTIMPGIQGGPLMHIIAAKAVAFGEALEPAFKTYCGQIVRNAATLAESFLELGYQLVSGGTDTHLMLVDLSDRDISGKAAEEALEAAGLTVNKNMVPFDERSPMVTSGIRIGAPAVTTRGMGATEMVLIAGFVDRVLRDPEDEATRLAVRQEVTELCRQFPLYQA
- a CDS encoding tetratricopeptide repeat protein, whose protein sequence is MSNIGISPGRLLAILGVGAVLATVQMCAPAASGSAEQTSALSPEELKRRERECLIALSNAWEYYKNQEFDSSVRNYRHLVALGCGKEFADDVYLYFGRAFLEIGKLDSAIWAFKQGLKYLPENKNLLENIAYALGRQQNTDEQIYYYQRYIEVDPENAEVYTTLVDLLRKGGRFDDLLITLNQWLESDPSNAAIQSDLIAAYEEAGENPLRFMERRWRDNPDKAQWGIDYAAKLVDMLDHATAYRVLEEVIRRTPTARAAYNLLAETALDEGDVDRAISALERLFGVNPTDDRAAMELARSYLRKASFERALQWAQTALRVTTNGGEMLYVRAEVYFDTAEDCVIGRETGIASFQDKLVYQMAYEDYKAALDKGYRRARTRADFLEKNLVPSKGDWFLQPADIRVFKPQGDCYGWITRTVRRP